The stretch of DNA ATTGCACTGAGATATCTAAAATCGATAAGTCGGAGACGGCATCATGCTAATTCCCAGGAAGGCCCAAAGCTCCATTCCAGGATAAATCATCAGAGAGAAAGTATAAAAGCAAGGTTGACGGTGGATGATCGCTATGAGACGCGGAGATTAGCGGCTGACATTATGACAGGACTGCTGTTTATCATAGGCAGCATATGTATGTTCTATGAATCCCTATCCCATCTGGCCAGAAGCTTGTATCTTGCGGGAAGCTGTATGATGCTGGTGAAAGCTCTGGTCAATCTAGCTTATAGATTTCGGAGGAAAAAGAGCCGTTAGTCCCCGTAGCCTCTCTTCTACCCGCCCGGTTAAGAGAAGGGTCTATTGTCTGTGTTGCCTTCTCTAGAATCGGCATTGACTTTGAAGGTGGATGTGCTTGGTGTAATCCCCCGCCAGGAGAGATAGGTCCACATGCGAAGCAATCTCTCAATGGGGCCATTGCGGAATTTAGTCAGCCACAGCCTGCTGATGAGCGCTTGAATCAAATAGATGATGATAGCGAAGCCGATGCCTGCAACCACTCCAACTTTTCCAAAGAGGCCTAAGCCATATCCGTAAAATATTGTAGTACAGATCACGGT from Paenibacillus sp. CAA11 encodes:
- a CDS encoding YrhK family protein; the protein is MDDRYETRRLAADIMTGLLFIIGSICMFYESLSHLARSLYLAGSCMMLVKALVNLAYRFRRKKSR